One window of uncultured Erythrobacter sp. genomic DNA carries:
- a CDS encoding phage tail protein — MRTYLGTGDNPADPLIAADRGSSAPAFRDCAYVVFEDLQLADFGNRIPALTFEVFGHDDAQVSLGQLVPQSDPVSGQVLLENARGFSDEGGPVGSSLAAIDKVFPLSCVTTAAGLKLAAEQSFAANVPTLPEQLSSLDSEDAEARDKRRGEKRGREPLALRYYDEERDYQPGVQRALGRRPDGRESMIDLPAAMTATGARQLANSNAHRTRFQDETILWKTGELDPQIGPGSVVKVPGSSGFWSVRSWEWFDRGIEMGLERLAPALGAIVASDAGSANTPLDLPVTPTILDAFEAPLDGASDPANPVLLAATTSIGAGWRGASLFVEQGSALVEIGSARSERAVMGVLASPVGPSGSAIIEPSAFLEVDLPSDDLGFASTDITGVAMGANRLLVGGEVIQFLAAAPINPFRWKLSGLLRGRAGTEDAAIEGHAAETPVVLLDERLTTLDPASVPSSTTTQIAAIGQGDENAVYSALRNVGVSRRPPMPVAPRIRILGNGSIEACWTRRARGQWRWNDGGGVPLIEETESYEVGFGPISAPAAAWNTSEALFVLEPAEQSDLVSQFGSNPLWVRQIGTFGQSSPLLLTILS, encoded by the coding sequence ATGCGGACTTATCTAGGTACGGGCGATAATCCCGCCGACCCGCTTATCGCAGCTGATCGCGGGTCCAGCGCACCTGCATTTCGTGATTGCGCGTATGTCGTATTCGAAGACTTGCAACTGGCAGACTTCGGTAATCGGATTCCGGCGCTGACATTCGAGGTCTTTGGCCATGATGATGCGCAGGTGTCGCTGGGCCAATTGGTCCCGCAAAGCGATCCAGTCTCTGGGCAAGTCTTGCTTGAGAATGCGCGGGGTTTTTCCGATGAAGGTGGGCCGGTTGGATCGTCCTTGGCTGCTATAGACAAGGTGTTTCCGCTTAGCTGCGTAACCACGGCTGCTGGCCTAAAACTCGCTGCAGAACAATCGTTTGCGGCCAATGTGCCCACGCTTCCCGAACAATTGTCTTCTCTAGATAGCGAAGATGCGGAGGCACGCGACAAAAGACGTGGAGAGAAACGCGGACGAGAGCCGCTTGCTCTGCGCTATTACGATGAAGAGCGTGACTATCAACCGGGCGTCCAGCGGGCTTTGGGCAGGCGGCCAGATGGCCGCGAAAGCATGATCGATCTCCCTGCTGCTATGACCGCAACCGGGGCTCGGCAATTGGCAAATTCGAATGCGCACCGCACCCGCTTTCAGGACGAAACTATCTTATGGAAAACTGGGGAACTCGACCCACAAATTGGGCCGGGAAGTGTAGTCAAAGTTCCAGGATCGAGCGGCTTCTGGTCAGTGCGAAGCTGGGAGTGGTTTGATCGCGGAATAGAAATGGGCCTCGAACGGCTTGCGCCCGCTCTTGGAGCCATTGTGGCCAGCGACGCTGGCAGCGCCAACACACCTCTCGATCTTCCGGTAACGCCGACAATCCTCGATGCATTTGAAGCGCCTCTCGACGGGGCTTCGGACCCTGCCAACCCGGTCTTGTTGGCTGCTACAACGTCAATCGGAGCTGGGTGGCGCGGAGCATCGCTTTTCGTCGAACAAGGCTCGGCCTTGGTTGAGATTGGCAGTGCACGAAGCGAGCGCGCAGTTATGGGAGTACTGGCATCACCAGTGGGACCATCTGGCAGCGCCATCATCGAGCCATCCGCGTTTCTCGAAGTCGATCTACCGTCGGATGATCTCGGCTTTGCCAGCACGGACATTACCGGCGTTGCTATGGGTGCAAACCGGCTGTTGGTTGGAGGCGAGGTAATCCAATTCCTTGCTGCTGCGCCGATCAACCCATTCCGCTGGAAGCTCTCCGGATTGCTGCGCGGCCGCGCCGGAACCGAGGACGCGGCGATTGAAGGCCACGCGGCCGAAACCCCGGTTGTTCTACTCGATGAGCGGCTAACAACTCTCGACCCCGCCTCAGTGCCTTCTTCAACCACAACACAAATCGCAGCAATCGGCCAAGGTGACGAAAATGCGGTCTATTCTGCGCTTCGAAACGTCGGAGTTTCCCGTCGTCCGCCAATGCCAGTTGCTCCGCGCATTCGCATTCTTGGCAATGGTTCGATCGAAGCTTGCTGGACGCGCCGCGCCAGGGGGCAGTGGCGCTGGAATGACGGCGGGGGAGTGCCGCTCATCGAGGAAACCGAATCCTATGAAGTTGGTTTTGGACCCATTTCTGCTCCAGCTGCCGCTTGGAACACTTCTGAAGCACTATTCGTGCTTGAACCCGCAGAGCAATCCGATCTGGTTTCGCAGTTTGGCTCGAATCCGCTTTGGGTCCGGCAGATCGGAACATTTGGACAATCCAGCCCGCTCCTTTTGACCATCCTATCCTGA
- a CDS encoding DUF2793 domain-containing protein gives MAVPISFPSTTSRFSLPLLFAGQAQKEFFVNQAFSLIDSLMTGTVKESLDTPPIAPIEGESFRIVAPASGDWAGHDDELAIFVGGAWHFVAPQSGMRVFDQQADAFVHFSSGWQVPVEPTQPSGGSTIDAEARQIIAELIEALQKSGVFARTA, from the coding sequence ATGGCCGTGCCAATTTCATTCCCATCCACCACGTCGAGATTTTCGCTTCCCTTGCTCTTTGCAGGGCAGGCGCAAAAGGAATTCTTCGTCAATCAAGCGTTCAGCCTGATTGACTCGCTCATGACCGGCACGGTCAAGGAGTCGCTCGACACGCCGCCAATTGCTCCTATTGAAGGCGAGTCCTTTCGCATTGTCGCGCCCGCAAGCGGTGACTGGGCAGGTCACGATGATGAGTTGGCAATCTTCGTCGGAGGCGCATGGCATTTTGTCGCTCCGCAGTCGGGCATGCGCGTTTTCGATCAACAAGCCGATGCATTCGTGCACTTTAGCTCGGGCTGGCAAGTCCCTGTTGAACCGACACAACCGAGCGGCGGGAGCACTATCGATGCGGAAGCACGGCAGATAATTGCCGAACTGATCGAAGCTCTTCAAAAATCTGGTGTTTTCGCTAGAACTGCATGA
- a CDS encoding OmpA family protein, translating into MRKIVIGMAMASTALTTPAMARDGQWYIQGDAGVMLVEDVTFDVDGTRGDATVDHDTGYDFGGVVGYDFGAFRLETEASYREADTDRIAAGSQGLALNPTANQPGGFNRFTDTREAVGDLNALSFMLNGLFDFGSDDGLQAFAGAGIGVARVDLEGRVNANGPGAYDDSDTGLAWQLLAGIRAPLSDSWDVGLKYRYFNAVNVSLVDPLGRPLETDVSSHSLLGSFTYNFGGEAPPPPPPPPPPPPPPPPPPPPPPPPPPPPPPPPCNTGPYIVFFDFDESVITSDAAMILDSAVTAYANCGTANVMLAGHTDRSGSVTYNMGLAERRNESVNAYLTGRGIPAGRISSEAFGESQPRVPTADGVRELQNRRVEVSYGPGSGM; encoded by the coding sequence ATGCGTAAAATCGTCATAGGCATGGCGATGGCTTCGACCGCACTCACCACGCCCGCTATGGCCCGCGATGGCCAGTGGTACATCCAGGGCGATGCTGGTGTGATGCTTGTTGAAGACGTCACTTTTGATGTAGACGGAACGCGTGGCGATGCCACCGTTGACCATGATACCGGTTATGACTTCGGCGGTGTCGTCGGTTATGACTTCGGTGCATTCCGTCTCGAAACCGAAGCCAGTTATCGTGAAGCAGATACGGATCGGATTGCAGCGGGCTCGCAAGGCCTGGCACTTAACCCGACCGCGAATCAGCCCGGTGGCTTCAATCGTTTCACTGATACGCGTGAAGCGGTTGGTGACCTGAACGCTCTCAGCTTCATGCTCAACGGCCTGTTCGACTTTGGTTCGGATGATGGCCTTCAGGCATTTGCTGGTGCTGGTATCGGTGTGGCTCGCGTTGACCTCGAAGGTCGCGTGAACGCAAACGGCCCCGGTGCATATGATGACTCGGACACGGGTCTTGCATGGCAGCTGCTCGCAGGTATTCGCGCACCGCTCAGCGATAGCTGGGACGTTGGCCTGAAGTATCGTTACTTCAACGCCGTGAACGTTAGCCTGGTGGATCCGCTTGGGCGTCCGCTCGAAACCGACGTGAGCTCGCACTCACTGTTGGGCTCCTTCACCTACAACTTTGGTGGCGAGGCTCCGCCCCCGCCGCCGCCACCTCCGCCACCTCCGCCGCCGCCGCCGCCGCCGCCGCCGCCGCCTCCCCCACCACCGCCGCCGCCTCCTCCGCCGCCGTGCAACACGGGCCCGTACATCGTCTTCTTTGACTTCGATGAATCGGTGATCACTTCGGATGCTGCGATGATTCTGGACAGTGCAGTGACGGCATATGCCAATTGCGGCACCGCCAACGTCATGCTCGCTGGTCACACCGACCGTTCGGGCAGCGTGACCTACAATATGGGTCTGGCAGAACGTCGCAACGAGTCGGTCAATGCATACCTGACCGGCCGCGGCATTCCCGCTGGTCGCATCAGCAGCGAGGCATTCGGCGAATCACAGCCGCGCGTTCCGACTGCTGACGGTGTCCGCGAGTTGCAGAACCGCCGTGTTGAAGTCTCTTACGGTCCGGGTTCGGGCATGTAA
- a CDS encoding MFS transporter, producing the protein MNQETAAPSEQAEQADQKVPAYSWYALSVLVIIYVLNFVDRNIISILAEDIKADLGLRDDQIGFLYGTAFGVFYALFGIPLGKLADSWHRVRLMTVGLAVWSAFTVFSGFAKNFAMLSVARIGVGVGEATASPSAYSLISDWFPKKMRATALAIYSSGLYIGGGVSLFIGGAIVEKWNEAYPVDAPLGLAGWQAAFILVGLPGLLLACLVFTLREPLRGQSEGIIAPPSKDPFRGFVRELVAVIPPFTLFGAAQAGLRGIAINLAGATVIGGIAYAMAVATENYQQWGAIAIGYYAIFSWASTLKRRDAPTFKLIWGTPAFLSTILGYGMVAFMSYAASFWAAPYAQRVLEESQSVAGLWIGGPGAVGGFLGVILGGRAADWLRERNPGGRLIVVAFGLVAAAPFLFIMFTTDSPAVFYLAAFLQSLFASSALGGAAATTQDLVLPRMRGTATATFFLSTTLVGLALGPYMAGQVSTMTGSLSTGGLSLLVAVPIGLVLLLIAYRTVPAAEQSLLERAREAGEEV; encoded by the coding sequence TTGAATCAGGAAACGGCAGCGCCGTCCGAGCAGGCTGAGCAGGCAGATCAAAAGGTCCCAGCCTACAGTTGGTACGCGTTGAGCGTGTTGGTCATCATTTATGTGCTCAATTTTGTCGACCGTAATATCATTTCCATCCTCGCGGAGGACATAAAGGCCGATCTGGGGCTGCGCGACGACCAGATCGGATTTCTTTATGGGACTGCCTTCGGCGTATTCTACGCTTTGTTCGGGATACCTCTCGGCAAACTCGCGGATAGCTGGCACCGCGTCCGACTGATGACTGTAGGCCTTGCGGTGTGGTCGGCATTCACCGTGTTTTCTGGATTTGCAAAGAACTTTGCCATGCTCAGCGTCGCGCGCATAGGCGTCGGCGTTGGCGAGGCGACTGCTAGCCCTTCAGCCTATTCGCTCATTTCCGACTGGTTCCCAAAGAAGATGCGCGCCACCGCGCTCGCGATCTATTCCTCCGGCCTTTATATCGGCGGCGGCGTTTCGCTCTTTATTGGAGGTGCAATTGTTGAGAAATGGAACGAAGCCTATCCGGTCGATGCACCTTTGGGGCTTGCAGGCTGGCAAGCGGCTTTCATTTTGGTCGGCCTGCCGGGGCTATTGCTTGCGTGCCTCGTGTTCACGCTACGCGAGCCGCTTCGCGGCCAAAGCGAAGGCATAATTGCTCCGCCATCGAAGGATCCATTTCGTGGGTTTGTTCGCGAGTTGGTCGCAGTCATCCCACCCTTTACCCTTTTCGGCGCTGCACAGGCTGGCCTCCGAGGCATCGCTATCAATCTCGCAGGCGCAACGGTGATCGGAGGTATCGCTTATGCGATGGCGGTCGCAACCGAGAACTACCAACAATGGGGCGCGATTGCGATCGGATATTACGCGATCTTCTCGTGGGCATCGACGCTCAAACGCCGCGACGCTCCGACCTTCAAGCTGATTTGGGGAACGCCAGCATTTCTCTCGACGATCCTTGGTTATGGCATGGTCGCCTTTATGTCGTACGCAGCGTCATTCTGGGCTGCACCCTATGCGCAGCGCGTTCTCGAAGAATCGCAGTCTGTCGCAGGTTTGTGGATCGGCGGGCCAGGTGCCGTCGGTGGCTTCTTGGGCGTTATCCTAGGCGGACGAGCTGCGGATTGGCTGCGTGAGCGAAATCCCGGCGGTCGACTGATCGTGGTCGCTTTTGGCCTGGTCGCAGCAGCCCCCTTCCTGTTCATTATGTTCACAACCGATAGCCCAGCCGTGTTCTATCTAGCCGCATTTCTGCAATCGCTTTTTGCAAGCTCCGCTCTGGGTGGCGCGGCGGCGACGACGCAGGATCTCGTCCTCCCGAGAATGCGGGGGACTGCGACCGCAACCTTCTTCCTCTCGACCACGCTCGTAGGCCTAGCGCTCGGACCTTACATGGCCGGGCAAGTCTCGACCATGACGGGTAGCCTCTCGACCGGCGGTCTCAGTCTTCTGGTTGCGGTGCCGATCGGCCTTGTCCTGCTTCTAATCGCATATCGTACAGTACCGGCTGCCGAACAGTCACTGCTCGAAAGAGCGCGTGAAGCTGGAGAGGAAGTCTAG
- the queC gene encoding 7-cyano-7-deazaguanine synthase QueC, protein MTNPETAIQSRKAVVLLSGGLDSMVTAARALEDGFEVHALTVNYGQRHRIELDRAKRIARALGLASQVEIALDLRAFGGSALTDAIEVPKNGVGEEIPVTYVPARNLIFLALTTACAEAAGANDIFIGVNALDYSGYPDCRPEFIASFAETARLGTKAGVEGARFTVHAPLQDMSKADIARECERMGLDPALSWSCYDPSSDGKACGECDSCRLRKKGFDEAGITDSTSYTK, encoded by the coding sequence ATGACCAATCCCGAAACTGCAATCCAGTCCAGAAAAGCAGTCGTCCTTCTTTCGGGGGGACTGGATTCGATGGTCACCGCTGCTCGCGCGCTTGAAGACGGGTTTGAAGTGCACGCTTTGACCGTAAATTATGGGCAGAGGCATCGGATCGAGCTCGACCGCGCAAAACGGATTGCTAGGGCATTGGGACTGGCTAGCCAGGTCGAGATCGCACTCGACCTTAGGGCTTTCGGCGGTTCCGCGCTGACCGATGCGATTGAAGTGCCCAAGAACGGGGTCGGTGAAGAGATACCGGTTACTTATGTCCCGGCGCGCAACCTTATATTTCTTGCACTAACCACTGCATGTGCGGAGGCGGCAGGGGCAAATGACATATTTATAGGCGTCAATGCGCTCGATTATTCGGGTTACCCCGATTGCCGGCCGGAATTCATCGCCAGCTTTGCTGAAACCGCCCGTTTGGGCACCAAGGCGGGCGTCGAGGGCGCCCGCTTCACCGTACATGCTCCGCTTCAAGACATGAGCAAGGCTGATATTGCACGCGAATGCGAGCGGATGGGATTAGACCCCGCATTAAGCTGGTCATGTTACGATCCATCATCCGATGGCAAGGCGTGCGGGGAGTGCGACTCCTGTCGCCTACGCAAAAAGGGTTTTGACGAAGCGGGAATTACCGATAGCACTTCATACACAAAGTAG
- a CDS encoding Hsp33 family molecular chaperone HslO translates to MENQPETFADKLLGFTLPLRNARARAVRLDSVIDDVLSAHDYPPPVTHLLSEALVLAALMGGLLKAEGSDAQLTMQAQTQSGVITLLVCDFRGGDLRGYADFDARRLATLGANPPLSALFGEGYLAITFETGKGQRYQGIVPLEGETLAEACETYFSQSEQIPTMIRVASRSNGKDRVAAGLLIQHLADGEEGRERLHVRMDHPDWEHVATMASTISHEELLDPALSLEGIAWRLFHEEEEIRVQPGAPLSRGCRCSANYYEEVVSRFPEVERAEMRDENGAIKVDCAFCAKVFELQI, encoded by the coding sequence ATGGAAAACCAGCCCGAAACTTTTGCTGACAAGCTGCTTGGCTTCACGCTTCCCTTGCGCAATGCCCGCGCGCGTGCGGTTCGACTCGACTCAGTTATAGACGATGTATTGTCGGCGCATGATTACCCGCCACCGGTGACGCATTTGCTTAGCGAGGCACTTGTGCTTGCTGCTTTGATGGGAGGTTTGCTCAAGGCCGAGGGCAGTGATGCGCAATTGACCATGCAAGCGCAGACGCAAAGCGGGGTTATAACGCTTCTGGTCTGCGATTTTCGCGGGGGTGATTTACGCGGCTATGCCGATTTCGATGCGCGGCGACTGGCGACGCTCGGCGCGAACCCGCCGCTTTCTGCATTGTTCGGTGAGGGCTATCTCGCAATCACCTTCGAAACCGGCAAAGGCCAGCGCTATCAAGGTATCGTCCCGCTCGAAGGGGAAACTCTGGCCGAAGCCTGCGAGACCTACTTTAGCCAATCGGAGCAAATTCCGACCATGATCCGAGTCGCCAGCCGCTCGAATGGCAAGGATCGAGTTGCGGCAGGCCTATTGATCCAGCATCTGGCAGACGGGGAAGAAGGACGTGAGCGGCTGCATGTGCGGATGGATCATCCCGACTGGGAACATGTTGCCACAATGGCGAGCACGATCAGCCACGAAGAACTGCTCGATCCAGCGTTGTCGCTCGAAGGGATCGCCTGGCGGCTGTTTCACGAGGAAGAGGAAATTCGGGTCCAGCCGGGCGCGCCCCTAAGCCGCGGTTGTCGCTGTAGCGCGAACTATTATGAGGAAGTTGTTTCACGCTTCCCGGAGGTCGAGCGTGCAGAAATGCGCGACGAAAACGGCGCAATCAAAGTGGATTGCGCATTCTGTGCCAAAGTGTTCGAGTTGCAGATTTAG
- the argF gene encoding ornithine carbamoyltransferase, protein MMGEQQGNRHFLDLSDAGADAIAAMVGDAIDRKDARKSWPKGKVDPDAPLAGRVLALVFEKSSTRTRVSFDIAMRQLGGSVLILDSGSSQLGRGETIADTARVLSRMVDAIMLRTDDHAKIEEMARHASVPVINGLTDRSHPCQIVADLLTMIEHRKALPGLEVAWFGDGNNVLHSILEAAGLMKFNVRVATPAGFEPEAEFVELARQGGAVVTLTDDASEAARNADVLVTDTWISMGQEDAASKRAAMEPFQVNSTLMAQAKSDAIFLHCLPAHVCEEVSEEVFEGSQSVVFDEAENRIHAQKSVLLWSFGLLA, encoded by the coding sequence ATGATGGGGGAGCAGCAAGGGAACCGGCACTTTCTCGACCTCAGCGATGCGGGCGCCGATGCCATTGCGGCAATGGTCGGGGATGCGATTGACCGCAAGGATGCGCGCAAGAGCTGGCCCAAAGGCAAGGTCGATCCCGATGCTCCGTTGGCAGGCCGGGTACTGGCGCTGGTGTTTGAAAAGAGTTCGACCCGCACCCGCGTTAGCTTCGACATCGCGATGCGCCAGTTGGGCGGATCCGTTCTGATCCTCGATTCGGGATCGAGCCAGCTTGGCCGCGGTGAGACAATTGCCGACACTGCGCGTGTGCTAAGCCGGATGGTCGATGCGATCATGCTGCGCACCGATGATCACGCAAAGATCGAGGAAATGGCGCGCCATGCAAGTGTGCCAGTCATCAACGGTCTGACTGATCGTTCGCATCCTTGCCAGATCGTCGCCGATCTTCTGACGATGATCGAACATCGAAAGGCGCTGCCCGGTCTGGAAGTCGCTTGGTTCGGCGATGGCAACAATGTGCTCCATTCGATCCTGGAGGCCGCGGGATTGATGAAGTTCAATGTGCGCGTTGCCACGCCCGCCGGATTTGAGCCTGAGGCAGAATTTGTCGAGTTGGCGCGCCAAGGCGGGGCCGTTGTGACACTCACCGATGATGCCAGCGAAGCCGCACGCAATGCCGATGTGCTTGTTACCGACACCTGGATTTCGATGGGGCAGGAGGATGCTGCATCAAAACGCGCCGCGATGGAGCCTTTCCAAGTCAATTCCACGCTCATGGCTCAGGCAAAGTCCGATGCGATTTTCCTCCATTGCCTGCCGGCTCATGTTTGCGAAGAGGTGTCAGAAGAGGTTTTCGAGGGCTCCCAGTCGGTTGTCTTTGATGAGGCTGAAAACCGCATCCATGCGCAAAAATCGGTTCTTTTGTGGAGTTTTGGTCTGCTCGCTTGA
- a CDS encoding aspartate aminotransferase family protein: protein MSINPLMPVYPRCGVRPVRGEHCHLIDEDGTRYLDFASGIAVNLLGHSHEGLIGAIQKQAAELMHVSNLYGSPQGEKLAKQIVDNTFADTVFFTNSGAEAVEGAIKAARAYHQNAGEEGDKDRFELITFSNAFHGRTMATISASNQTKMHHGFSPLLDGFKYAEFDNLESAKALMGPHTAGFLVEPIQGEGGIRPASDEFMKGLRALCDEHDLMLVLDEVQCGVARTGKLYAHEHYDIEPDILATAKGLGGGFPIGAVIATEKAARGMTFGTHGSTYGGNPLAMAAGGAVFDAVANEEFLASVTEKGERIRTRLEQFIGNYPDLFELVRGKGLMLGIKMKVESRPFFVHLRDNHQLLTVAAGDQTLRVIPPLVIGDAEIDEFFDKLSAGAASFEVPEPA from the coding sequence ATGTCGATCAACCCTCTCATGCCCGTCTATCCCCGCTGCGGTGTGCGGCCAGTGCGCGGAGAGCACTGCCATCTGATTGACGAAGACGGCACGCGCTATCTCGATTTTGCCAGCGGGATTGCAGTGAACCTGCTTGGCCATTCGCATGAGGGCCTAATCGGAGCGATCCAGAAGCAAGCGGCCGAGCTGATGCATGTCTCCAATCTCTATGGCAGTCCGCAAGGCGAGAAACTCGCGAAGCAGATTGTCGACAATACCTTTGCCGACACCGTCTTCTTCACCAATTCGGGAGCAGAAGCGGTTGAAGGCGCGATCAAGGCTGCGCGTGCCTATCACCAGAATGCAGGCGAGGAAGGCGACAAGGATCGCTTCGAGCTGATTACATTCTCCAACGCTTTTCACGGCCGCACAATGGCGACGATCAGCGCGTCGAACCAGACCAAGATGCATCACGGTTTCTCGCCTTTGCTCGACGGTTTCAAATATGCCGAGTTCGACAATCTGGAATCCGCCAAGGCGCTGATGGGCCCGCACACGGCAGGCTTTCTGGTCGAGCCGATCCAAGGCGAGGGCGGCATTCGCCCGGCTTCGGATGAATTCATGAAGGGCCTGCGTGCGCTGTGCGATGAGCATGATCTGATGCTGGTGCTCGATGAAGTGCAATGCGGTGTTGCGCGTACAGGCAAGCTCTATGCCCACGAGCATTACGACATCGAACCCGATATTCTTGCAACGGCGAAGGGCCTGGGCGGCGGCTTCCCGATTGGCGCTGTCATCGCAACCGAGAAGGCCGCGCGTGGCATGACATTCGGAACGCATGGCTCAACCTATGGCGGCAACCCGCTCGCAATGGCGGCCGGCGGAGCGGTTTTCGATGCGGTGGCGAATGAAGAGTTCCTCGCGTCCGTGACCGAAAAGGGCGAGCGCATCCGCACGCGCCTTGAGCAGTTCATCGGCAATTATCCCGACCTGTTCGAGCTGGTGCGTGGCAAAGGTTTGATGCTGGGGATCAAGATGAAGGTCGAAAGCCGGCCTTTCTTTGTCCACTTGCGTGACAATCATCAGCTGCTGACAGTGGCAGCTGGTGATCAGACTTTGCGTGTAATCCCGCCGCTGGTCATTGGTGATGCGGAGATCGACGAGTTCTTTGACAAGCTTTCGGCTGGCGCGGCGAGCTTTGAAGTGCCCGAGCCTGCATGA
- a CDS encoding cold-shock protein has product MGYDRGRRRGRDKRDGFGEDGFDPFGGGGDGFSPPSDFGNDRGGDRYGGGGGGDRFGGGGDRNRGGGGDRFGGGDSRGGPGGPRGGGAGAGGGAGGGFNRMPAQVVGTGKGTVKFFNGQKGFGFIQQETGGEDVFVHISAVERAGLEGLAEGQELEFNLVDRGGKVSAQDLQVVGDVIAVEQAGPPKRELTGEKATGTVKFFNSMKGFGFLVRDDGQPDAFVHISAVERSGLSAINEGERYEFDLEVDRRGKHSAVNLVPVQG; this is encoded by the coding sequence ATGGGTTACGACAGGGGACGTCGGCGCGGTCGGGACAAGCGCGACGGTTTCGGTGAGGACGGATTTGATCCGTTCGGCGGCGGCGGTGATGGATTCTCGCCTCCCAGCGATTTTGGGAATGATCGCGGTGGTGATCGCTATGGCGGCGGAGGCGGTGGAGACCGTTTCGGCGGCGGTGGCGATCGGAATCGCGGCGGTGGCGGTGATCGCTTTGGCGGCGGCGACTCGCGCGGTGGTCCGGGTGGACCTCGCGGCGGTGGCGCAGGCGCAGGTGGCGGCGCAGGCGGCGGTTTCAACCGTATGCCCGCTCAGGTTGTCGGAACCGGCAAAGGCACCGTAAAGTTCTTCAACGGCCAAAAAGGCTTTGGCTTCATCCAGCAAGAGACGGGCGGCGAAGATGTCTTCGTCCATATCAGCGCGGTTGAACGCGCCGGTCTCGAAGGTCTGGCTGAAGGGCAAGAGCTTGAATTCAATCTCGTAGACCGCGGCGGCAAAGTGTCCGCACAGGATCTGCAGGTTGTTGGCGATGTGATCGCGGTCGAGCAGGCTGGCCCGCCCAAGCGCGAGCTGACCGGCGAAAAAGCGACTGGAACAGTCAAGTTCTTCAATTCGATGAAGGGTTTCGGCTTCCTCGTGCGTGATGATGGCCAGCCGGACGCATTTGTTCACATCAGCGCGGTCGAGCGCTCAGGTCTATCAGCTATCAATGAAGGCGAACGCTATGAGTTCGACCTGGAAGTTGATCGACGCGGCAAGCATTCGGCCGTCAATCTGGTGCCTGTTCAGGGCTAA
- a CDS encoding TIGR01244 family sulfur transferase has translation MADFRTLSDSVLASPQITTEDIAAAKAAGVTLILNNRPDGEDPAAAQGDEVAAAAEAAGIDYLAIPIGHAGFSEVQVDEMIKALAATQGKALAYCRSGTRSTLLWALAQAKGGAAPDDIARSAMVAGYDVSPVRPMLDMLAAR, from the coding sequence ATGGCTGATTTTCGCACCCTGTCCGATTCTGTGCTCGCCAGCCCGCAAATCACGACTGAGGATATTGCAGCGGCCAAGGCGGCCGGAGTGACACTGATCCTCAACAACCGACCCGATGGCGAAGATCCTGCGGCGGCGCAAGGTGACGAGGTCGCCGCAGCTGCCGAAGCTGCGGGTATCGACTATTTAGCCATTCCCATCGGCCATGCGGGCTTCAGCGAAGTTCAGGTCGACGAGATGATCAAAGCTCTAGCCGCGACGCAAGGCAAGGCGCTCGCCTATTGCCGTTCCGGCACCCGCTCTACTCTGCTCTGGGCCTTGGCGCAGGCCAAAGGCGGCGCTGCGCCGGATGACATAGCCCGCTCCGCTATGGTTGCAGGTTATGACGTCAGCCCGGTCCGCCCAATGCTCGACATGCTGGCCGCACGGTAA